In Syngnathus scovelli strain Florida chromosome 12, RoL_Ssco_1.2, whole genome shotgun sequence, the genomic window AGAGCGGCAAGCTGAAACTGCCTCCCCCGGAAGGGTGCCCCTCCAAAATGTACAAGCTGATGGTCAGCTGCTGGGCCCCCAGCCTCAAGGAGCGCCCCTCCTTCAGCGACATCGTTCACAATTTGGGAGAGTCGCCCTCGGACAGCAAAGTCTGAGACGCCGAGAAGGGGAACGCCCTTTCCCCTATCAATAAAGACAGCAATGTCTGACATTTCAGGGAACAAGAGTTTTAAATATGCATTTCAGACAAAGGAGGGTGTGGAGGAGTTTGCCATATCAGAGGATgcacactccaaaaaaaaaatttctccCCGAATGGTTATTTACATGGGAGTAGCGCCGTGAGTTTACGTTTGCCTTAAATGCAACATGGATGACCGCTCGGTTCAACTCCCTGTCTGTGTGAACGCTGAGACTCTTCACAAACTCGGTGCCTCTAcctgtgtgcgcacacacacatgcagctcAAATCAGAATCAAGCACAACCTGTCAAACAACGCTCTGATTTTGAGCGGCCCAAAATGAACGCCTGTGCTTGAACCCATCCTCAGTGAGCCCTCATCATCGCCCGATACCATACGGATgcgccaagtgtgtgtgtgtgttttttgtttttttttgtggactaTGTAAGCTTCAGTTTGTGCAGCTGTTAGCATGAAGGTGTGTTACTTACAAATGTGACGTGCAACATGAATTGACTTGTTTTAAAAATGAGCCCGTCTGATGATGAACAAACAAAAGGATCTTTTAGAATGCACCCAAGAAATAAGACTGTTCCAGTGGAGattttgtatattttaatgAGTGTGTTTTGTTCTTGTATTAACCTCGATGTGCTCCCAGTGCACCACAATAACACGTTAACTTGTTGTGATGGTGTCCAAATAGCAGGAATCCATTCGAGTATGTTTAACTTTGCAGAGGTCCAATCACTTTTCCTCTGGGTCCACTTGTTTCTGTGTGCAATGTTACAAAATGGGACCAGTGTACATAATGTTAGAGGCCTTGCACTAACTTCACCCAAAACATCCCTCTTTGTCTCCATGCAGGTGcctgtttatttattatgaaggtcctgtgttgttgtttttttttatattagtaGATCTTGAGTAGTTCTGCTATATGTTCCTTGTTATGATTCAGCTCAGTGTGTGCATAGCCTGGCTAAGCAGCTATCACAAAGTACAAAAAAAGATGGTCAAAAGAGTGACTACTGGTCACCAGTACTTAGTAAGTGCCTGGTAAATGAAGGATGATCTTAAAacgcttcacttttttttccacatgaatCAAATGCCTTTGTGCATAAAATAGTTTTTATATGTTGTGTTAgtgtaatattttttaatgaatgCTAGACACTCACATGTAggcattttttttatctgcttcAGCAAAAGGGCACCATCTTATATGGATATATATACACAAGTATACATACTGCTGTCAATAAAGGTTCACAGTTTTTACCCGATTAGTTGTTTTAATAGGTTGTATTTTTAGCAACCTGCAAGAGAAGTGTACTCTCTGGCCACAACATGAGGCACACTTGAACACTTTGAATGTGATCTTTATTAAACGTTTTCCATTACAATGGTAATTCTTAGTTTGTCTGACATGCAGAAGTGCTGAAAAGTAATTCGGCAACGTTTTTAAATACATCTCATTATATCCATCTAATCAGATGCACATGTACATACAATCCATCTGGTAGTTCTCTATGGTGCAATAGTTGCAAACAGCTTCTCTATAAAATGTTGCAATCTGTGAAGTGAGCTTGTGAGCTCTTGACAAATTCTCTTGGCGAATATTGGTGCGCAATTACGAAGGAAACTGCGTCCTCATATTTCAGACAAGCCTCTGCACGCCGACACCTAAAAGACTTTGGTAAACAGCTGTAAATAACCAAAATATCCTACATTCTTCTATCAGTGGATTAAAACGTTTTAATCTGACTGGACTGACCTAATAATACAAAGCAATAAATTGTATAAGCAGACGGTTTGGTACAAGTTTTCCTTCCAGCAGCCTTCTAGTGTCACGTCCTTAATGTCCCTCTAGGGGGCGGTATATGTTTTGACTCCCTTGTGAATAAGCTTGACCATGCTGTCTGGACAAGATCTGGCATTCTGCAAACATAGATCGAACTTTTCATTTCTTGGCGGTGATGATGTAATGCTTCACTAGCGCTGTTATTGTGGCTTGATGCCAGGTATGTAAACAGTGAGTCTTACCCGACTAACTATTCTCTACTTTATTTAACCATCTAATgttgagcgttttttttttatgtatgggATTACTTCTTagactttttttccaaaaaattaGAGAGACACACCTTGATTGCTAAAACTATTAAATACGGTTCTGTATCCTGCATTCGTATTACAATTGACTCTACAGTACCACAAATTTAAGATAATCAGTACGTAAGTATTTTTTTCAACTGTTAGGAACAATGGTAAGAAGGCTACAAAACTTGAACGTTTCGTTATTTCGGTGCCTCTGCCAGAATGACGTTGTCAGTAGCGCAACCATGTTGGTATTTATGCTAACGACTGCCCTCTCGACCAATAGCTGCACGCCTGTGATAATCCTCAGCCAATCGGGAGCCACCACTGTGACTCACCAAATAAGGAGCGACAACACCAAATAAGGAAACAGTATCTCTTTATAAGGAGGAAAGTAGTTCCTCTGCTGTCGTATTATTCCGCATGCTTCAACGCTGACCTGAACTGTTGATTATTCATCCATTCCAAAACACGAAACGGTGCGCATCCTGCTATTGATGAACAACGTAGTATTACTATGTCACTAGCCAGTCAGTGTCTGCATTGGATTCAGTTCACAACTGGGACTATGTGCTATGGCGGAGCAACATGGCGGGCGTCTTCCGCCTTTTCCTTTTTGAGAAAGTGCTGAGAGTTTTTGGACATTAGAGGAGGGCGAAGCGAACTGTTGCGGCTTACGAGGATCCAGTGGGCAGCATCACTTATCAAACTTTGTTTCCCTTCTTTCCCTGACTCTGCCGAAACGCTAACTGAGGCGCGTTGTTTACATTCTGTGACCTGGCCGTGCATGCGTTTTGTCAGTCATTTACGAGCACCAGCTTTGTGGGCTGGCGTCAAACACAGTCGCGCTACTAAGTAGAATGTTACCGAGTCAGGTTGGGTCGGCACCACAGGGAAACGCGTCAGCTTCAGCAAGAGGTACCGTCGGGCTTGTTTCGGCTTCCGTCGCTGGCGGGAACCGTCCCGTCTTGATCCGAGCAGGGCAATCTTCAGTCGGCGAGAGCGTGAGCGGGGCCGGGCGGCACGGAACCAGAGAGGCGCTCGGGATGCTGGGGGCGAACGGTCCGGGGGGTCCACGAGGTGTGAGATCTGGGAACGGGACCGGGGTGAGCTCGCTTCAGACCGCCATCCAGGGCGGCATGGTTGGTCTCAACGCGGGGATGGTGCTTCCTCACGGACCCAGCAGGTTCGACCCGGACAGAGAGAGCGTGCCTCTCTGCAGCGGCTCGGACAACGACTCGGACTCGGGGGATGACGACGACCCGGTGGGTTCTCTCGGGGACAATAGGAGAGGGGTGAAGCGGGAGAGAACCGAGATGGAATCAGCTGTCACGGGCCAGGAGCTCGGAGGAGCTGCCGGAGGGTACGGCCTGGTTCCCGGTGGGGTCGCGGGAGCCAAGCCGGGGAAGAAGACACGTGGTCGCGTCAAGATCAAGATGGAATTTATTGACAACAAGTTGAGACGCTACACCACTTTCAGCAAGAGGAAGACTGGTATTATGAAGAAGGTGAGTCACAACATCGCATGCTGCAGTCGTTTTCAAGTGTCACTCCTTCTGGCATATCCAACACACCACTGGGTAGGTGGGTAGGTAGGTGCCCCTTCACTTGAGGCACACCTATGCATGAGTTTTGGCTAAATATGAATCCATTTTCTCTGGTTACAGGTTAGTGTAGATTCCACTAGTACTGCATTGCATCACACTGAGTTTTTGTCTGATATTTTAATAACTTCTTTAGGTGATACTTATGATTGACATTGTAATGGCAGTAATGTTGTTTTACATTTTGCAAGTATACCTAATGGATTCATCCATGCATCTGTTCATGAGCACAAATAATTACAGCGATAAGACGCTACAAACGAACAATCGCCCTTGCATCCACTTTTTATTCGCATatcctgaaccagttgccagccaatcacagggcacatataaATAAACAACTCTTGACACTCACAATTGCACAATGTAGTCTTCGGTAAACTTAACATGCTTGTTTTTGGAATATACAAGGAAGACAGAGAATGCTCACGCAAGCacagggaaaacatgcaaacaccaCACCTGAAGGCCGCAGCCCACATTCAAACCCGGAGCTTCTTAAGTGCGAAGCAGATGAGGTAACCTAGGAAGTGATCAGtcaaaaatgtatttgaaatATTATGTACGCATGTGCAGGGCAAGGAATGGCTGGGTTTCAAATAGACACGGGCAAATGACACTTCTATTTATGACCATGGCAACCCCCAACTACCACACATTGACATACAGACTCCTTTACACTCGATGGTTTAGGACTCGCCGGTAACTATTGAGTTTGCCTCTCTTGATGTGATCGAAACACAAAGCACCGGCGCACCTAATGCAGTGAGCGGTTGCCAGAACAGCCCTCGGTGCACAGGCTGTTGGTTCCCAGTGCCATCAAAGCTGCACGCTGCTCGCAGGCGGCGGCCATGTGGCGGGCAAAGCGGCAATAGGCCTTTAGGTGCCAGCAGCTGATTAAACCCCCGAGACACACGCACATTCCAGAGGATGGCAGAAAAGCGCGGGGCTGCTTGTGCACGCCTCTGTGTGTTGGTATGTTGTGTAAGGCCACAACTCCAAACGAGTTCTGTATGGAGCCCGGTGCAGTTATTCCCAAAAATCCTCTTGATCCtgtgattgttttatttttttatttcttaagcTTGACTATGCACATGCACAGTGTAGCCTGCTGCATTTCACTTGTTTGTTCACCACCTCTTCTATGTGTCTCAGATCGTTGTCGTGGAAACTGTGGTTTCTTTACGTAGGCTCATGAACATCATTTGACACACTGTGAGGAACTGAGGATGGACTGTTTAAAAGTGTTGTGTTgataacaaagaaagaaaagctaGATGTGCAGTATACGGACATGGCAAAAAGatctcagtgtttttttttttttttgtttttttaggatCAAGAGGCTTAGTCTCATTTTGACGGGTGTGTTCAGGCATCTCCTCTCTAGTAAGATTTGGATGAAATACACAGGAATTCTTAGTTGCTGTCATGTGGCTGGCTGGTTGCTTCAGTAGGAACAGAGTTCCCCTTTTGTCAACAGCAGTGTGGATGTTCGCTGACTTTTCTATACCCTGATAGCCCCCTGCACAGCCTGATAATGCATCTTAATGTTTCCAAACTTTGTTTTCAAGATGcagcaaatcttttttttttttttttttttttttttaactgttatCAACTGTAAGTAATGCTAAGCTGATACTGCAAGGCCCAGACTGCACTGCAACAGCTGGTGCAATGTCCACATCCAGTAGTTGCAAAAGCTCAGTGTAAACCGCTATTCTGCGTGATGTCGTCAGATCTCACTGAATGACCAGTGACCAATTGGTCAGTTATAAAATCTAATTAATATCTCTCATATTTGTAGAGATGATAAATGAATCACATCTCTTTGTGGTCTGAAAAGTTGTGTGGCGCCAGACCCTATAAGTCCCCCCTGCAACCCCCTGTCATTGTGATTATTTATGAGGAAAATGGTGAATATTGAAGTCATATTCGAGCTTGTACTAAAACTTCCTCTGTTGACAAATGAGTCCTCTTCTGGCACCATTGCAGAGCCTCTCTCTTCGCCCTCTGCATCTTCTTTGCGATCGTTGAGCCAACAGTACCGGCATCATTACAGCATTGCAATATTAAAAGTACCATGCTCGATTACATGCTTCCATTACGGCGTAATAAAACAATTTAGGTTCTATCAGCTAACTGCAGCTCCGGCTCACGCTGAGCGCAGCGAGGTGATGGCGACGGCTCGGTGCCTTGGCAGCATCGCATTCATCCTCCACATATAAGTGATGACTCATTTAGATAGAAAGGCTTCTTCACAAGTTCATTGTGAGTGCAGCCTTGCCATGTTTCATCTGTTGTCTTGTGCACTGGGTGGGCTGAGCATCTGCATGCCGCATTATATATTACAACAACGCGGAGTGTGATGGTGGCCTCGTGGTTTTCAGCCAATCGCGTCCTGGCCCTGGGCTGGCCCGCTGTCACTCCCCTTTCCTGCCCTGCTGCAATCACTCTCTCAACGGTATCACACACTCTGTTCTGGAAGCCTTATCTTATGTTATTTTGGCTTCATTTGCACGACACGTCACACTGGACTGCCTAGCTAtttttagattatttttttattttttttatccaagtCATTTGGTTGTTCCAGATGTTCAACTTTGTTTAGAATCTActgcagaggtgtcaaactcatttttgttgcgtGTCCTTCAGGCCATTATGACTGCCAACATCGTATAgtataggctacaaaacaaactgatgactaactagttttgaaatcagagactagtaaaaactgttaaaTTATTTCAAAGAATTGAAAGGTAATAAATATTGCTAGCTatctctgttttttttaaagtgaagacaatcagtaattttagtattgacacatgaagtcgatgcataatttgtctttgcgggccacataagatTATGTGGCggtccgtatctggcccccgggccttgcgtTTGAAACTAATGGTCAACTGCATCCCCTCCTAGTTGCCAAAGAAGCTAGtctttgattattattttttttaaattacacgaAAATTAcactcaaaaataaaaacaaaataatagcaGATGAAACACTGTCATTGCAAAAACTCCCTCACAAAACAAATGCTTAATGTGGTAAATATCATAGAGCCATTGAGCACTTTTCCTGTGGTTTCCATGTGTCAGCATAGCCAAAGTTAATATTTTCCAGTCTGTCGACCACCTCCTCCAACTTAAACATTTCCATTTGTTTGGTGATCTACATTGATGTCTTTACAGCGTTATTAATGATTACCTTCCTTGTGACCATACAAAAGTAGCGGAACGGTATTGGTGTTATTTGAAGATATATTGAATGAGAGCGGCATAAGCTCTCATGAATGAAGTGCTAATGCGCAAACCCCGTCTGTCCTCACCAGGCCTACGAGCTGTCCACCCTGACAGGAACCCAAGTTCTGCTGCTTGTGGCTAGCGAAACGGGTCACGTCTACACGTTTGCCACCCGAAAACTTCAGCCCATGATCACCAGTGAAACTGGCAAAGCGCTGATCCAAACGTGCCTCAACTCGCCAGACTCGCCGCCACGTTCCGACCCTTCCACAGACCAGCGCATGAGCGCGACGGGCTTCGAggagacagacctcacctaccagGTGTCTGAGTCGGAGAGCATGGGCGACACTAAGGTGAGTCATTAAAGCTCTGTTTCCACCAAGTAGTATAGTTTGGTTTAGTTTGATATTGAT contains:
- the srfb gene encoding serum response factor b isoform X8, yielding MLPSQVGSAPQGNASASARGTVGLVSASVAGGNRPVLIRAGQSSVGESVSGAGRHGTREALGMLGANGPGGPRGVRSGNGTGVSSLQTAIQGGMVGLNAGMVLPHGPSRFDPDRESVPLCSGSDNDSDSGDDDDPVGSLGDNRRGVKRERTEMESAVTGQELGGAAGGYGLVPGGVAGAKPGKKTRGRVKIKMEFIDNKLRRYTTFSKRKTGIMKKAYELSTLTGTQVLLLVASETGHVYTFATRKLQPMITSETGKALIQTCLNSPDSPPRSDPSTDQRMSATGFEETDLTYQVSESESMGDTKDTLKPTFTVASLPGGTSSATVPTTSTSMQVSSGPNFPITNYLAPVSASSSVSANGTVLKTTGASTGVMQLPGGFTFMPGPGVPQQLQAIQVHPNAQPISNSDSSPEMSHTSTNSTVSLPATIVTSTVPSSVAGHMMYPSPHTVMYASTPALTDGGLAVLNAFSQGTSAMQVSHAQAHDPTSVPQVFLTAPPGTVQIPVSAVQLHPMVIGPQSSGGSSTNLTELQVVNLDAAQNSKSD
- the srfb gene encoding serum response factor b isoform X6; translation: MLPSQVGSAPQGNASASARGTVGLVSASVAGGNRPVLIRAGQSSVGESVSGAGRHGTREALGMLGANGPGGPRGVRSGNGTGVSSLQTAIQGGMVGLNAGMVLPHGPSRFDPDRESVPLCSGSDNDSDSGDDDDPVGSLGDNRRGVKRERTEMESAVTGQELGGAAGGYGLVPGGVAGAKPGKKTRGRVKIKMEFIDNKLRRYTTFSKRKTGIMKKAYELSTLTGTQVLLLVASETGHVYTFATRKLQPMITSETGKALIQTCLNSPDSPPRSDPSTDQRMSATGFEETDLTYQDTLKPTFTVASLPGGTSSATVPTTSTSMQVSSGPNFPITNYLAPVSASSSVSANGTVLKTTGASTGVMQLPGGFTFMPAGTPLPPGTPTIPLSQLQQHSLTLQGQHGQTLTAAPQPQQGQQAVFRFPAAVSLTGPGVPQQLQAIQVHPNAQPISNSDSSPEMSHTSTNSTATVSLPATIVTSTVPSSVAGHMMYPSPHTVMYASTPALTDGGLAVLNAFSQGTSAMQVSHAQAHDPTSVPQVFLTAPPGTVQIPVSAVQLHPMVIGPQSSGGSSTNLTELQVVNLDAAQNSKSD
- the srfb gene encoding serum response factor b isoform X5, giving the protein MLPSQVGSAPQGNASASARGTVGLVSASVAGGNRPVLIRAGQSSVGESVSGAGRHGTREALGMLGANGPGGPRGVRSGNGTGVSSLQTAIQGGMVGLNAGMVLPHGPSRFDPDRESVPLCSGSDNDSDSGDDDDPVGSLGDNRRGVKRERTEMESAVTGQELGGAAGGYGLVPGGVAGAKPGKKTRGRVKIKMEFIDNKLRRYTTFSKRKTGIMKKAYELSTLTGTQVLLLVASETGHVYTFATRKLQPMITSETGKALIQTCLNSPDSPPRSDPSTDQRMSATGFEETDLTYQVSESESMGDTKDTLKPTFTVASLPGGTSSATVPTTSTSMQVSSGPNFPITNYLAPVSASSSVSANGTVLKTTGASTGVMQLPGGFTFMPAGTPLPPGTPTIPLSQLQQHSLTLQGQHGQTLTAAPQPQQGQQAVFRFPAAVSLTGPGVPQQLQAIQVHPNAQPISNSDSSPEMSHTSTNSTATVSLPATIVTSTVPSSVAGHMMYPSPHTVMYASTPALTDGGLAVLNAFSQGTSAMQVSHAQAHDPTSVPQVFLTAPPGTVQIPVSAVQLHPVRQDLHFTNGDWAPVERRQQH
- the srfb gene encoding serum response factor b isoform X2, whose amino-acid sequence is MLPSQVGSAPQGNASASARGTVGLVSASVAGGNRPVLIRAGQSSVGESVSGAGRHGTREALGMLGANGPGGPRGVRSGNGTGVSSLQTAIQGGMVGLNAGMVLPHGPSRFDPDRESVPLCSGSDNDSDSGDDDDPVGSLGDNRRGVKRERTEMESAVTGQELGGAAGGYGLVPGGVAGAKPGKKTRGRVKIKMEFIDNKLRRYTTFSKRKTGIMKKAYELSTLTGTQVLLLVASETGHVYTFATRKLQPMITSETGKALIQTCLNSPDSPPRSDPSTDQRMSATGFEETDLTYQVSESESMGDTKDTLKPTFTVASLPGGTSSATVPTTSTSMQVSSGPNFPITNYLAPVSASSSVSANGTVLKTTGASTGVMQLPGGFTFMPGTPLPPGTPTIPLSQLQQHSLTLQGQHGQTLTAAPQPQQGQQAVFRFPAAVSLTGPGVPQQLQAIQVHPNAQPISNSDSSPEMSHTSTNSTATVSLPATIVTSTVPSSVAGHMMYPSPHTVMYASTPALTDGGLAVLNAFSQGTSAMQVSHAQAHDPTSVPQVFLTAPPGTVQIPVSAVQLHPMVIGPQSSGGSSTNLTELQVVNLDAAQNSKSD
- the srfb gene encoding serum response factor b isoform X1, translating into MLPSQVGSAPQGNASASARGTVGLVSASVAGGNRPVLIRAGQSSVGESVSGAGRHGTREALGMLGANGPGGPRGVRSGNGTGVSSLQTAIQGGMVGLNAGMVLPHGPSRFDPDRESVPLCSGSDNDSDSGDDDDPVGSLGDNRRGVKRERTEMESAVTGQELGGAAGGYGLVPGGVAGAKPGKKTRGRVKIKMEFIDNKLRRYTTFSKRKTGIMKKAYELSTLTGTQVLLLVASETGHVYTFATRKLQPMITSETGKALIQTCLNSPDSPPRSDPSTDQRMSATGFEETDLTYQVSESESMGDTKDTLKPTFTVASLPGGTSSATVPTTSTSMQVSSGPNFPITNYLAPVSASSSVSANGTVLKTTGASTGVMQLPGGFTFMPAGTPLPPGTPTIPLSQLQQHSLTLQGQHGQTLTAAPQPQQGQQAVFRFPAAVSLTGPGVPQQLQAIQVHPNAQPISNSDSSPEMSHTSTNSTATVSLPATIVTSTVPSSVAGHMMYPSPHTVMYASTPALTDGGLAVLNAFSQGTSAMQVSHAQAHDPTSVPQVFLTAPPGTVQIPVSAVQLHPMVIGPQSSGGSSTNLTELQVVNLDAAQNSKSD
- the srfb gene encoding serum response factor b isoform X3 → MLPSQVGSAPQGNASASARGTVGLVSASVAGGNRPVLIRAGQSSVGESVSGAGRHGTREALGMLGANGPGGPRGVRSGNGTGVSSLQTAIQGGMVGLNAGMVLPHGPSRFDPDRESVPLCSGSDNDSDSGDDDDPVGSLGDNRRGVKRERTEMESAVTGQELGGAAGGYGLVPGGVAGAKPGKKTRGRVKIKMEFIDNKLRRYTTFSKRKTGIMKKAYELSTLTGTQVLLLVASETGHVYTFATRKLQPMITSETGKALIQTCLNSPDSPPRSDPSTDQRMSATGFEETDLTYQVSESESMGDTKDTLKPTFTVASLPGGTSSATVPTTSTSMQVSSGPNFPITNYLAPVSASSSVSANGTVLKTTGASTGVMQLPGGFTFMPAGTPLPPGTPTIPLSQLQQHSLTLQGQHGQTLTAAPQPQQGQQAVFRFPAAVSLTGPGVPQQLQAIQVHPNAQPISNSDSSPEMSHTSTNSTVSLPATIVTSTVPSSVAGHMMYPSPHTVMYASTPALTDGGLAVLNAFSQGTSAMQVSHAQAHDPTSVPQVFLTAPPGTVQIPVSAVQLHPMVIGPQSSGGSSTNLTELQVVNLDAAQNSKSD
- the srfb gene encoding serum response factor b isoform X4, with the protein product MLPSQVGSAPQGNASASARGTVGLVSASVAGGNRPVLIRAGQSSVGESVSGAGRHGTREALGMLGANGPGGPRGVRSGNGTGVSSLQTAIQGGMVGLNAGMVLPHGPSRFDPDRESVPLCSGSDNDSDSGDDDDPVGSLGDNRRGVKRERTEMESAVTGQELGGAAGGYGLVPGGVAGAKPGKKTRGRVKIKMEFIDNKLRRYTTFSKRKTGIMKKAYELSTLTGTQVLLLVASETGHVYTFATRKLQPMITSETGKALIQTCLNSPDSPPRSDPSTDQRMSATGFEETDLTYQVSESESMGDTKDTLKPTFTVASLPGGTSSATVPTTSTSMQVSSGPNFPITNYLAPVSASSSVSANGTVLKTTGASTGVMQLPGGFTFMPGTPLPPGTPTIPLSQLQQHSLTLQGQHGQTLTAAPQPQQGQQAVFRFPAAVSLTGPGVPQQLQAIQVHPNAQPISNSDSSPEMSHTSTNSTVSLPATIVTSTVPSSVAGHMMYPSPHTVMYASTPALTDGGLAVLNAFSQGTSAMQVSHAQAHDPTSVPQVFLTAPPGTVQIPVSAVQLHPMVIGPQSSGGSSTNLTELQVVNLDAAQNSKSD
- the srfb gene encoding serum response factor b isoform X7, whose translation is MLPSQVGSAPQGNASASARGTVGLVSASVAGGNRPVLIRAGQSSVGESVSGAGRHGTREALGMLGANGPGGPRGVRSGNGTGVSSLQTAIQGGMVGLNAGMVLPHGPSRFDPDRESVPLCSGSDNDSDSGDDDDPVGSLGDNRRGVKRERTEMESAVTGQELGGAAGGYGLVPGGVAGAKPGKKTRGRVKIKMEFIDNKLRRYTTFSKRKTGIMKKAYELSTLTGTQVLLLVASETGHVYTFATRKLQPMITSETGKALIQTCLNSPDSPPRSDPSTDQRMSATGFEETDLTYQVSESESMGDTKDTLKPTFTVASLPGGTSSATVPTTSTSMQVSSGPNFPITNYLAPVSASSSVSANGTVLKTTGASTGVMQLPGGFTFMPGPGVPQQLQAIQVHPNAQPISNSDSSPEMSHTSTNSTATVSLPATIVTSTVPSSVAGHMMYPSPHTVMYASTPALTDGGLAVLNAFSQGTSAMQVSHAQAHDPTSVPQVFLTAPPGTVQIPVSAVQLHPMVIGPQSSGGSSTNLTELQVVNLDAAQNSKSD